A single genomic interval of Adhaeribacter pallidiroseus harbors:
- a CDS encoding glycosyltransferase codes for MSKIILIGPAYPLRGGLATYNERLAQAFQENGDEVEIITFRLQYPHFLFPGQTQYSTEPAPAGLNIKTLINSVNPISWFRTGNYLRRQKPDILIFRFWLPFMGPAFGTIARLVARNKYTKIVAITDNVIPHEKRPGDLPLTRYFLAACQGFVTMSEEVLQQLQQLQPKKLKKYHPHPLYDNFGEPVPKEEAKKFLKLNSQFHYILFFGFIRAYKGLDILLKSFADQRLVELKNLKLIIAGEFYESPEPYEQLIAQYQLEPRMVRATHFIPNSQVKYYFCASDLVVQPYKHATQSGVSQIAYHFNKPMVVTNVGGLAELIPDGKAGYVVPVTPEAITEAIQDFYQNQREAYMTKEVENLKKQFSWSSMVQTLKQLADQL; via the coding sequence ATGTCTAAAATCATCCTAATCGGGCCTGCTTATCCTTTGCGGGGTGGTTTGGCCACATACAACGAACGATTAGCCCAGGCCTTTCAGGAAAACGGCGATGAAGTAGAAATAATAACCTTTCGTTTGCAGTACCCGCATTTCTTGTTTCCGGGGCAAACCCAATATTCCACGGAACCGGCTCCGGCAGGTTTAAATATAAAAACTTTAATTAACTCCGTGAATCCTATTTCGTGGTTCCGGACGGGCAATTACCTTCGGCGGCAAAAGCCCGATATTCTTATTTTCCGGTTTTGGCTGCCTTTCATGGGACCAGCCTTCGGCACGATCGCCCGGCTTGTAGCCCGCAACAAGTACACTAAAATAGTAGCTATAACGGATAATGTTATTCCGCACGAAAAAAGGCCGGGCGATTTACCACTAACCCGGTATTTTCTGGCCGCTTGCCAGGGGTTTGTAACCATGTCGGAAGAAGTACTGCAACAACTACAACAACTACAACCAAAAAAATTAAAAAAATACCACCCGCACCCCTTGTACGATAACTTTGGCGAACCTGTCCCAAAAGAAGAAGCCAAAAAATTCTTGAAGTTAAATTCCCAGTTCCATTATATTTTGTTTTTCGGTTTTATCCGGGCGTATAAAGGATTAGATATTTTATTAAAAAGTTTTGCGGATCAAAGACTAGTCGAGCTCAAAAATTTAAAATTAATTATTGCGGGCGAGTTTTACGAAAGTCCGGAGCCCTACGAACAGCTCATAGCGCAATACCAATTAGAACCGCGGATGGTGCGGGCTACGCATTTTATTCCGAATAGCCAGGTGAAGTATTATTTCTGCGCCAGCGATTTGGTAGTGCAGCCCTACAAACACGCTACCCAGAGCGGCGTTTCCCAAATTGCTTATCATTTTAACAAACCCATGGTGGTTACCAACGTTGGGGGCCTGGCCGAGTTAATTCCGGATGGGAAAGCGGGTTATGTAGTGCCGGTAACTCCCGAGGCCATTACCGAGGCTATCCAGGACTTCTACCAAAATCAGCGCGAAGCTTATATGACGAAAGAGGTAGAAAATTTAAAAAAACAGTTCTCCTGGAGCAGTATGGTGCAAACGCTTAAACAACTCGCCGACCAACTCTAA
- a CDS encoding DUF4199 domain-containing protein codes for MFEKPIFRVALRYGALAALASFIILVLFYVAGKNPYGQNGFYALFLLPVFLVLGTGFLRRKIDPELKFFKGLKFGWLVTLIAAVTFGILVYAFTNLAGTHSIQKHVQEMKAMMEQNKAQFLKLPNGQQAYQYNYEQLDLITPQTLMLDNFIKLLLIGFLFSFVSATFYRK; via the coding sequence ATGTTTGAAAAACCTATTTTCCGCGTTGCTTTACGGTACGGGGCCTTAGCGGCGCTGGCGAGTTTTATTATATTGGTGTTATTTTATGTAGCCGGTAAAAATCCTTATGGCCAGAATGGCTTTTACGCTTTGTTTTTGCTACCGGTATTTCTGGTATTGGGTACCGGGTTTTTAAGACGGAAAATAGATCCGGAACTTAAATTTTTTAAAGGACTTAAGTTTGGTTGGCTGGTAACGCTCATCGCGGCTGTTACTTTTGGAATTTTGGTCTATGCTTTCACGAACTTGGCTGGTACGCATTCTATTCAAAAACATGTTCAGGAAATGAAAGCCATGATGGAGCAGAATAAAGCGCAATTTTTAAAATTACCGAATGGCCAGCAAGCTTATCAGTATAATTATGAGCAGTTAGATTTAATTACGCCCCAAACCTTAATGCTCGATAATTTTATTAAATTATTGCTAATAGGCTTTTTATTTTCCTTTGTATCCGCTACATTTTACCGAAAATAA
- a CDS encoding T9SS type A sorting domain-containing protein, whose translation MADPNYRGAAFNFELNRSPNGAIEYKSNAFNGALKGKLLVCRFSGGGDIIVLKPGSVVKGSTDGQYNITEDYTGAGTSGLVGMSGFINPLDIVEDTQTGNLYVIEFNWNNIPDRTAQITLLRVSSLSDADGYASAYPERISATEVVGVSNIPASAQRVAVTSAAKKDKDKDKDKDKDKGKDKDKDKDKDKDDDDGDDDLIDLSRVTRHSVTISNTGRGNLMLKKLELTGENADEFKILDQPDVNPNKPIKIRKNSSITFNVAFYPKSIGIKRAKLEAVNNKNKKGQSVAVDLVGLGITYEGIDSITVGGLLDSVVQVVDDLTSKVGVKVPKLTVYPNPNPVGSKIFVDLTGFGAQEAVTLSLYDTFGQLYQAKTIQVDGQGGNSVEIPVSKNMNPGIYIIKATGSSGQKQTRVILE comes from the coding sequence GTGGCCGATCCTAATTATCGGGGAGCCGCCTTTAATTTTGAATTAAACCGTTCGCCGAACGGGGCGATAGAATACAAGAGTAATGCGTTTAACGGCGCTTTAAAGGGCAAGCTGCTGGTGTGCCGCTTCAGCGGGGGTGGTGATATTATTGTTTTGAAACCGGGTTCGGTGGTAAAAGGTAGCACCGATGGCCAGTACAACATTACCGAAGATTATACTGGGGCAGGTACCAGTGGCTTAGTGGGTATGTCGGGCTTTATCAATCCGCTGGATATTGTGGAAGACACGCAAACCGGTAATTTATACGTAATAGAGTTTAACTGGAACAACATCCCCGATAGAACCGCCCAAATTACCTTGTTACGGGTAAGTAGCCTATCCGATGCGGATGGTTACGCCTCCGCCTATCCCGAAAGAATATCCGCTACCGAGGTAGTGGGTGTTTCAAATATACCTGCTTCCGCCCAAAGAGTAGCTGTAACCTCCGCGGCTAAAAAAGATAAGGACAAAGACAAAGATAAAGACAAGGATAAAGGTAAAGACAAGGATAAGGATAAAGACAAAGATAAGGACGATGATGATGGCGATGATGATCTGATTGACTTATCGCGGGTAACCCGTCATTCTGTAACTATATCTAACACCGGTCGGGGTAATCTGATGCTGAAAAAATTAGAGTTAACCGGGGAAAATGCCGACGAATTTAAAATTTTAGATCAGCCGGATGTAAATCCGAATAAACCTATTAAGATTCGGAAAAACAGTTCTATAACCTTCAACGTTGCTTTTTATCCGAAATCTATTGGTATAAAACGGGCCAAGTTAGAAGCGGTTAATAATAAAAATAAGAAAGGTCAATCGGTTGCAGTTGATTTAGTTGGATTGGGCATTACGTACGAAGGAATCGACTCGATAACGGTAGGTGGTTTATTGGATTCGGTGGTGCAGGTGGTTGATGATTTAACCAGTAAAGTTGGGGTTAAGGTGCCAAAACTCACCGTTTACCCGAATCCTAATCCGGTTGGATCGAAGATTTTTGTGGATTTAACCGGCTTTGGTGCCCAGGAAGCAGTAACGCTCAGCTTATACGATACTTTTGGGCAGCTGTACCAGGCAAAAACCATTCAGGTAGATGGACAAGGAGGTAACTCCGTTGAAATACCGGTAAGCAAAAACATGAATCCAGGTATCTACATAATCAAAGCCACCGGTTCCTCCGGACAAAAGCAAACCCGGGTAATTCTGGAGTAA
- a CDS encoding BatA domain-containing protein, whose amino-acid sequence MNFLFPSFLFALSAISIPIVIHLIELRRAKRVVFTNLNFIKEVKNVTASHRQLKRWLVLLARILFIIFLVLLFSQPYRSTGNQAALSTNRAKVFVDNSFSMQNEATDSENSLLQTALEQANQIAQLFHVNSSFQLGTHAKLSYVDYSKSDFLKQINSINESANNRSLASVFAWFNLEEDRKPYKGFIISDFQKSSLKSANLVIPDSINEYYLVPVQSQNHRNVFIDTVYSEDAFVRQNENNVLQVKLRNAGNEEARDCQVKFFIGNKQVSALSVDVPANKTVPFNLNYRLTTNETANCRLVIEDYPVTFDNTYYFNLKPSENIKILEVNGQSLMGDKLFTNENIFKYSASSYNNINYKLIGQADLIILNSLEEIDAPLADNLRTFVQEGGNVIVVPAAKANVGSYQAFMRKLQLSAVPASGGNQPNRKSLLAYPDTRNPFFQNIFSEPSRNTILPSATKTWRWNRSASDILFFKEGGSFLSSFRLGNGQIYLFASPLTEESSDFQNNGLFVPVMYKMAMLSSRQQQPLAYSLNNRIFAVPLKQDLPADQVVQLRKDSVTFIPEQQARKNQLVLGIPAEANQAGFYDLVQQGKVMATLAFNFDKRESDLKQFTVPELRNAVAGQKNVHVLDTSNALNLQRELTNENLGVPLWKYCLILCLVFMFTEILLIRYF is encoded by the coding sequence ATGAATTTTCTGTTTCCTTCTTTTTTATTCGCTTTATCCGCCATCTCTATTCCCATTGTTATTCATTTAATTGAGTTAAGAAGGGCAAAGCGCGTGGTATTTACCAATTTAAACTTTATTAAAGAAGTAAAAAACGTGACGGCCAGCCACCGGCAACTCAAACGTTGGCTCGTTTTACTTGCGCGCATATTGTTTATTATTTTTCTGGTATTGCTTTTCAGCCAGCCCTACCGTTCTACCGGCAACCAGGCAGCCTTATCTACTAACCGGGCCAAAGTATTCGTCGATAATTCGTTTAGTATGCAGAACGAAGCCACGGATTCCGAAAATTCTTTATTGCAAACCGCCCTGGAGCAAGCCAATCAGATTGCCCAGTTGTTTCATGTTAATTCTTCTTTTCAGCTAGGCACCCACGCTAAACTTTCGTACGTTGATTACAGTAAGTCCGATTTTTTAAAGCAAATAAACAGCATCAACGAATCGGCCAACAACCGTTCCCTGGCCTCTGTTTTTGCCTGGTTTAACCTGGAAGAAGACCGGAAACCTTACAAAGGATTTATTATTTCGGATTTTCAAAAATCAAGTTTAAAATCAGCCAACTTGGTTATTCCGGATTCAATTAATGAATATTACCTGGTGCCCGTGCAAAGCCAGAACCACCGGAATGTTTTTATTGATACGGTATATAGCGAAGATGCCTTTGTGCGGCAAAATGAAAACAATGTGTTGCAGGTAAAACTGCGGAATGCCGGTAACGAAGAAGCGAGGGATTGCCAGGTTAAATTTTTCATCGGCAACAAACAGGTATCGGCTTTAAGTGTAGATGTGCCGGCTAACAAAACGGTGCCTTTTAATTTAAATTACCGCTTAACCACCAACGAAACCGCTAATTGCCGCCTGGTGATAGAAGATTACCCTGTTACCTTTGATAATACCTACTACTTTAATTTAAAACCCTCCGAAAATATTAAAATTCTGGAGGTAAATGGCCAAAGTTTAATGGGAGATAAGTTATTTACCAACGAAAATATTTTTAAATATTCTGCCTCTTCCTACAACAACATCAACTATAAGCTAATCGGGCAAGCTGATTTAATTATTTTAAACAGCCTAGAAGAAATTGATGCTCCCTTGGCCGACAACCTGCGAACTTTTGTGCAGGAAGGAGGCAACGTAATTGTGGTTCCGGCGGCGAAGGCCAATGTTGGTTCTTACCAGGCTTTTATGCGTAAACTGCAGCTATCAGCGGTACCCGCCAGCGGAGGGAATCAGCCAAATCGTAAAAGTTTATTAGCCTACCCGGACACGCGCAATCCATTTTTTCAAAATATTTTCAGCGAACCCAGCCGCAATACCATATTGCCCAGTGCTACTAAAACCTGGCGGTGGAACCGGTCCGCCAGCGATATTTTATTCTTTAAAGAAGGCGGCAGTTTTTTATCTTCCTTCCGGTTAGGCAATGGCCAGATTTATTTGTTTGCTTCGCCGCTTACCGAAGAATCTTCTGACTTTCAAAATAATGGTTTGTTTGTGCCCGTTATGTACAAAATGGCCATGCTGAGTTCGCGGCAACAGCAACCCTTGGCTTATTCGTTAAACAACCGGATTTTCGCGGTGCCTTTAAAGCAAGATTTACCCGCCGACCAAGTCGTGCAACTTCGCAAAGACAGCGTTACGTTTATTCCGGAACAACAAGCCCGTAAAAATCAGTTGGTATTGGGCATTCCCGCCGAAGCTAACCAGGCTGGCTTTTACGACTTGGTGCAACAGGGTAAAGTAATGGCTACCTTAGCTTTTAACTTTGATAAACGGGAGTCTGATTTAAAGCAATTCACGGTGCCGGAACTGCGCAACGCGGTGGCCGGGCAAAAAAATGTGCACGTATTAGATACCTCTAATGCGTTAAACTTACAAAGAGAGTTAACTAACGAAAATTTAGGTGTGCCGCTTTGGAAATATTGCCTAATATTGTGTTTGGTTTTTATGTTCACCGAAATTTTATTAATCCGTTATTTCTAA
- a CDS encoding Ig-like domain-containing protein, whose amino-acid sequence MKKKYTHHLFPIGSFYYKKLALLVIVFMMTLPAYSQLLKVNFQDPKSVPPSGWNRDYGQAYGLRNGAYQSGNRTYGWKKRSDGSLLNLAVGGNTPGNGRNRKMPADPLLATLMHMQAEDIVGSFDGTKAEGYWEAKVINGIYDVVVSAGDAGVYSFPEKHSINVEGAQAIKDFVPTGAAGASTRFKSATVRVTVTDGNLTIDADGGVNTKINSVRIVPYSSGPYTYWSANDQLLSVEKTSSSTTKTFSLDLSNSTNKSVQYTLSAVYGTGASNWLSFNKTHTGTEPNVTFNYTAAQSLPIGTYKATVNAAASGYTAGSVTIQVKVSAPRPYVISSTPANKTTNVSVNTSSIAANNLYVPTVSGYKGGVDNSTITSSTVKLLKVVGSSTTQIQGVVQGTGGGDAISFSPTFALEPNATYKFVITDGVKSYSKASFIPYTATFTTGGALESQDRIAVEFTKAPIPGTQKKKYTSLAIGPDGKFYALRLDGAIERFTINHSNGTLGNQAVISTALSEKYGGRSAIGLVFDPSSTASNLIAYVSHCSSKLEDAPTFDGKISKLTGSNLTTERLLVTNLPRSAKDHLVNSLVFGPDGKLYISQGSNSSMGAYDGSWQRTESLLSGAVLKLDLAKLGNTTLDARTTTNQSVINAAPSSTAKMSDGSYNPYSSASPLTIYASGVRNAYDLVWHSNGQLYAPANGSAAGGILLLRFPVRAGRMAVVTVVRMYRQPVGCRCKTTGCSASNKTAITAIRTHCAENTWLTGGIKIIPDMPARLWPILIIGEPPLILN is encoded by the coding sequence ATGAAGAAAAAATATACGCATCATCTTTTCCCTATTGGTTCTTTTTATTACAAAAAATTAGCTCTCTTGGTTATCGTTTTCATGATGACTTTGCCAGCTTATTCTCAATTATTAAAAGTTAATTTCCAGGATCCGAAATCAGTGCCGCCATCTGGCTGGAACCGCGATTATGGCCAGGCTTATGGTTTACGGAACGGTGCTTATCAAAGTGGTAATCGTACTTATGGCTGGAAGAAACGCTCCGATGGCAGCTTACTAAATTTAGCGGTGGGGGGCAACACTCCCGGCAACGGCCGCAACCGGAAAATGCCCGCTGATCCACTACTGGCCACGCTCATGCACATGCAAGCCGAGGATATTGTAGGGAGTTTTGATGGCACCAAAGCCGAAGGTTATTGGGAAGCCAAAGTAATTAATGGTATTTACGACGTGGTGGTTTCGGCCGGAGATGCAGGAGTGTATTCTTTCCCGGAAAAACATAGTATCAACGTAGAAGGCGCGCAGGCTATTAAGGATTTTGTGCCTACGGGTGCCGCCGGGGCCAGTACCCGTTTTAAAAGTGCGACTGTTCGGGTAACCGTAACCGATGGCAACCTGACCATTGATGCCGATGGCGGCGTGAATACTAAAATCAATTCCGTTCGGATTGTGCCTTACTCTTCGGGTCCTTACACGTATTGGTCCGCCAACGATCAATTATTAAGCGTTGAAAAAACCAGTTCCAGTACTACTAAAACATTTTCGCTGGATCTTAGTAATTCCACGAACAAAAGTGTGCAATATACGCTTTCTGCTGTTTACGGTACTGGTGCCAGTAATTGGTTAAGTTTTAATAAAACCCACACCGGTACTGAACCCAATGTTACCTTTAACTATACTGCTGCACAAAGTTTGCCCATAGGTACGTATAAAGCTACCGTTAATGCGGCTGCTTCGGGTTATACCGCCGGTAGTGTAACTATTCAGGTTAAAGTAAGTGCTCCTAGGCCTTATGTAATTTCTTCTACCCCGGCCAATAAAACTACTAATGTAAGCGTAAATACGTCCAGCATTGCGGCCAACAATTTGTATGTACCCACGGTATCGGGTTATAAAGGTGGGGTAGATAACAGTACCATTACCAGCAGTACGGTAAAATTATTAAAAGTAGTAGGCTCCAGTACCACACAAATACAAGGGGTAGTACAGGGTACCGGCGGGGGCGATGCTATCAGCTTTTCACCCACTTTTGCGTTAGAACCCAATGCTACGTATAAGTTTGTCATTACGGATGGTGTAAAATCTTACAGTAAAGCTTCTTTTATACCGTACACCGCTACTTTTACCACGGGTGGCGCTCTGGAATCGCAAGACCGCATTGCGGTAGAGTTTACGAAAGCTCCAATCCCGGGTACGCAAAAAAAGAAATACACTTCGTTAGCCATTGGGCCCGACGGTAAGTTTTACGCTTTGCGCTTGGATGGCGCCATTGAACGGTTCACCATTAATCATAGCAATGGTACTTTAGGCAACCAGGCGGTAATTAGTACAGCCTTATCGGAGAAATACGGCGGACGTTCCGCCATCGGGCTAGTGTTTGACCCATCTTCTACTGCTTCTAACTTAATTGCTTACGTATCGCATTGCTCCTCCAAGTTAGAGGATGCTCCTACTTTTGATGGTAAGATTTCAAAATTAACGGGATCTAACCTTACTACAGAACGTTTGCTAGTAACAAACTTGCCACGTTCGGCGAAAGATCACTTGGTAAACAGCCTGGTATTTGGTCCGGATGGGAAATTGTACATCTCGCAAGGGAGTAACAGTTCCATGGGCGCTTACGACGGCTCGTGGCAACGGACGGAAAGCTTACTATCCGGCGCCGTCCTGAAGCTGGATTTAGCTAAGCTCGGCAACACTACATTGGATGCCCGCACTACTACCAACCAGAGCGTCATCAATGCGGCTCCGTCGAGTACGGCGAAGATGTCGGATGGGAGCTATAATCCGTATTCATCCGCTTCCCCACTGACGATCTATGCTTCGGGCGTACGCAACGCGTATGATTTAGTGTGGCACAGCAACGGGCAGCTGTATGCGCCGGCCAACGGTTCGGCCGCCGGGGGAATACTCCTGCTTCGGTTTCCGGTACGCGCCGGCCGGATGGCAGTCGTTACAGTGGTCCGTATGTACCGGCAACCAGTGGGGTGCAGGTGCAAAACGACTGGTTGTTCCGCATCAAACAAAACGGCTATTACGGCCATCCGAACCCACTGCGCGGAGAATACGTGGCTAACCGGGGGTATAAAGATAATTCCCGATATGCCAGCTCGGTTGTGGCCGATCCTAATTATCGGGGAGCCGCCTTTAATTTTGAATTAA
- a CDS encoding DUF4199 domain-containing protein gives MNETLTTAPVVPSKNAIALRYGIICGVITVVYSLILNITELALTHQVLGWISFLIVIAAIVMAMREFKRQNQGFMSYGQGLSIGTIVVLVSSVLGGIFTYLYVTIIDTGYIEKMRNLQVAELEKKGMTDDQIDQAMRITDKMMTPTMIPLMAILGGLVLGFLLSLIIAAIIKHNRPEFE, from the coding sequence ATGAATGAGACTTTAACTACTGCTCCGGTGGTGCCCTCTAAAAATGCGATTGCCCTTCGTTACGGAATAATTTGCGGCGTCATAACCGTGGTTTATTCCCTTATTCTGAATATCACGGAACTGGCCTTGACACATCAGGTATTAGGATGGATTTCGTTCTTAATCGTTATTGCCGCTATTGTAATGGCGATGCGGGAATTTAAACGGCAAAACCAAGGATTTATGTCTTATGGCCAAGGCTTAAGCATTGGTACGATCGTGGTTTTGGTATCGAGTGTATTGGGTGGAATCTTTACTTATCTCTACGTAACCATAATCGATACCGGGTACATCGAAAAAATGCGCAACTTACAGGTGGCCGAATTAGAAAAAAAAGGCATGACCGATGACCAAATTGACCAGGCTATGCGGATTACCGACAAAATGATGACGCCTACCATGATTCCTTTAATGGCTATTCTGGGAGGCCTGGTTTTAGGTTTTTTATTATCATTAATTATTGCGGCCATTATCAAGCATAACCGGCCCGAGTTTGAATAA
- a CDS encoding dihydroorotase: MQVLLKSVKVIAPASEFHQQTVHIHIKDGVISSISADLPAVDATITTIEQPGLCLSPGWLDMNAWVGDPGLEHKEDLQSAAMAAAQGGFTEVICLPNVEPVHQTKNSIRYIQNQSRFLPVSFHAFGAITTDVHGKELTEMIDLHEAGAVAFTDGLQPVQQADVLVKALQYVQYFNGLIIQKPENTSLTQHGLMHEGVVSTQLGLKGMPPLAEEVIIARDLKLLRYTGGRLHFSLISSAEAVQLIREAKQQGLAVTCDMAAYQTAFTDAEMLPFDTNFKVNPPFRTQQDQEALQQGLQDGTIDVLVSGHRPQDPESKNLEFDMAEFGITSLETAFAVANTYLSPVIGLEKVLTKLVEAPRFILNMPVPEIKTGEIANVTLFHPAQNWVPTLATTASKSLNHPFYGQHLQGQVFGIIHKNQCVFNPNFGLS; this comes from the coding sequence ATGCAGGTACTACTGAAATCAGTTAAAGTAATTGCTCCCGCTTCCGAATTTCATCAACAAACCGTACATATTCATATTAAGGATGGCGTAATCAGTAGTATTTCCGCTGATTTACCCGCTGTAGATGCCACCATCACCACCATTGAGCAACCTGGTTTATGCCTATCGCCGGGGTGGCTCGACATGAATGCCTGGGTTGGGGATCCGGGATTAGAACATAAGGAAGATTTACAAAGTGCGGCAATGGCGGCGGCTCAGGGAGGTTTTACCGAAGTGATTTGCTTACCGAATGTCGAGCCGGTGCATCAAACCAAAAATTCCATCCGGTACATTCAAAATCAGTCGCGGTTTTTGCCAGTAAGCTTCCATGCATTTGGCGCCATAACCACCGACGTGCACGGGAAAGAGTTAACCGAAATGATTGACTTGCACGAAGCCGGGGCGGTGGCTTTTACGGATGGTTTACAACCCGTGCAACAAGCCGATGTTTTAGTTAAGGCCTTGCAGTACGTGCAGTATTTCAACGGGCTAATAATCCAGAAGCCCGAAAATACCAGTTTAACCCAGCACGGTTTAATGCACGAAGGGGTAGTGAGCACGCAGTTGGGGTTAAAAGGAATGCCCCCATTAGCCGAAGAAGTAATAATAGCCCGGGATTTAAAGTTGTTGCGCTATACCGGCGGGCGTTTACACTTTTCCTTAATTTCTTCTGCGGAAGCCGTGCAATTAATCCGGGAGGCCAAACAACAAGGTTTAGCGGTAACCTGCGACATGGCTGCCTACCAAACAGCCTTTACCGATGCCGAAATGCTGCCCTTTGATACCAATTTTAAAGTAAATCCCCCTTTCCGAACCCAACAAGACCAAGAAGCCTTGCAGCAAGGCTTACAGGACGGCACCATTGACGTATTAGTTTCCGGGCATCGGCCGCAAGATCCGGAATCTAAAAACCTGGAGTTTGATATGGCGGAATTTGGCATAACCAGCCTGGAAACTGCTTTTGCCGTAGCCAATACCTACCTGAGTCCGGTAATTGGGTTGGAAAAGGTATTGACCAAACTGGTGGAAGCGCCGCGCTTTATTTTAAATATGCCCGTACCCGAAATTAAAACCGGGGAAATCGCTAATGTAACCTTGTTTCATCCAGCGCAAAACTGGGTACCTACCCTTGCCACCACCGCTTCTAAAAGTTTAAACCATCCGTTTTACGGCCAGCATTTACAAGGCCAGGTATTCGGCATTATTCATAAAAACCAATGCGTGTTTAATCCTAATTTTGGTCTTTCTTAG
- a CDS encoding glycosyltransferase family 2 protein: MQQPDLDISVVIPLLNEEESLPELTQWISRVMQMHGYSYEIILVDDGSTDHSWRVIQDLSAVEPAIKAIRFNRNYGKSAALNVGFKETRGEVVITMDADLQDSPDEIPELYRMIKEQEYDLVSGWKKKRFDPLSKTIPTKLFNGVTRRISRIPLHDFNCGLKAYDQRVVKSIDVYGEMHRYIPVIAKWNGFKNIGEKVVQHRERQYGTTKFGLERFVYGFLDLLSITFVSRFKKRPMHFFGTMGTLSFLIGFFITIWLIGDKVFNSFYLHQRTRDVVAQPLFFLALVALVIGVQLFLAGFLAEMISLTGSRKNEYLIRDQIGLLPTHV, from the coding sequence ATGCAACAACCCGATTTAGATATATCGGTAGTCATTCCGCTTTTAAACGAAGAAGAATCATTACCGGAACTTACCCAATGGATTAGCCGTGTCATGCAAATGCACGGCTATTCTTATGAAATTATCTTGGTAGATGATGGCAGTACCGATCATTCCTGGCGGGTTATTCAGGATCTTTCGGCCGTAGAACCCGCGATCAAAGCCATCCGGTTTAATCGGAATTATGGCAAATCGGCGGCTTTAAACGTGGGTTTTAAAGAAACCCGCGGCGAGGTGGTAATTACCATGGATGCTGACTTGCAGGATAGTCCCGACGAAATTCCGGAATTATACCGCATGATTAAAGAACAGGAATACGACCTGGTTTCGGGTTGGAAAAAAAAACGTTTTGACCCTTTATCCAAAACCATTCCTACCAAGTTATTCAACGGCGTTACCCGCCGCATTTCGCGGATTCCGTTACACGATTTTAACTGCGGGTTAAAAGCTTATGACCAACGGGTAGTAAAAAGCATTGATGTGTACGGCGAAATGCACCGCTACATTCCGGTAATTGCCAAGTGGAACGGTTTTAAAAACATTGGCGAAAAAGTAGTACAGCACCGCGAACGCCAATACGGCACCACCAAATTTGGGCTGGAGCGCTTTGTTTACGGCTTCCTGGATTTGCTTTCGATTACTTTTGTTTCGCGGTTTAAAAAGCGGCCCATGCACTTTTTCGGCACCATGGGCACTTTGTCTTTTTTAATTGGTTTTTTTATCACCATTTGGCTGATCGGCGACAAAGTGTTTAACTCGTTTTACCTGCACCAACGCACCCGCGACGTAGTGGCCCAGCCTTTGTTTTTTTTAGCCCTAGTGGCTCTGGTAATCGGGGTACAACTTTTTCTGGCCGGCTTTCTGGCCGAAATGATTTCCTTAACCGGAAGCCGGAAAAATGAATACTTAATCCGCGACCAGATTGGCTTATTACCCACGCATGTCTAA